A genomic region of uncultured Acidilobus sp. JCHS contains the following coding sequences:
- a CDS encoding Phage protein Gp37/Gp68, with translation MSGPLAPAERRPFSPTRSWNPVTGCTHRCTYCWAMRLIETKLKDHPKYRNGFSPTLHPEELSRRFTARDVVFVVDMGDLFSEGVPDDWIRAVLRRARESPARYLFLTKNPARYHRFLEEFPRSSVLGATIETNRDDLAMSVSRAPPPSQRYKAMRDLPWPHKYVSIEPVMEFDLEELASWVEEIRPVSVHVGYDNWNSRLPEPPLWKVRALIERVSRVAPVTVGSLREPWYYAWARSRGLSAHRSP, from the coding sequence TTGAGCGGCCCGCTGGCCCCTGCCGAGAGGAGGCCCTTCAGCCCCACTAGGTCGTGGAACCCCGTGACGGGCTGCACCCACAGGTGCACCTACTGCTGGGCCATGAGGCTAATAGAGACAAAGCTTAAGGACCACCCCAAGTACAGGAACGGCTTCAGCCCTACCCTTCACCCTGAGGAGCTGAGCAGGAGGTTCACGGCGAGGGACGTGGTGTTCGTCGTGGACATGGGGGACCTGTTCAGCGAGGGGGTCCCTGACGACTGGATAAGGGCTGTCCTCAGGAGGGCCAGGGAGAGCCCCGCCAGGTACCTCTTCCTGACCAAGAACCCTGCCCGCTACCACAGGTTCCTTGAGGAGTTCCCCAGGTCCTCCGTGCTCGGGGCCACCATTGAGACCAACAGGGACGACCTGGCCATGTCGGTCTCAAGGGCCCCTCCGCCCAGCCAGAGGTACAAGGCCATGAGGGACCTGCCCTGGCCGCACAAGTACGTGTCGATAGAGCCAGTCATGGAGTTCGACCTGGAGGAGCTCGCCTCGTGGGTGGAGGAGATAAGGCCTGTCTCAGTGCACGTGGGCTACGACAACTGGAACTCGAGGCTGCCCGAGCCTCCCCTCTGGAAGGTTAGGGCTCTCATAGAGAGGGTGTCACGGGTCGCCCCTGTCACCGTGGGCAGCCTCAGGGAGCCGTGGTACTACGCGTGGGCCAGGTCGAGAGGGCTAAGCGCGCACAGGTCGCCCTGA
- a CDS encoding haloacid dehalogenase superfamily, subfamily IA, variant 1 with third motif having Dx(3-4)D or Dx(3-4)E, translating to MPASAQPKMLRGPVLRGTRMAIRAVTFDVWDTLLNLKVAREAMISAVARETGRPEAEVREAVSEADRAVRRERRLRGLSGSEAVRASVSILASRLGYGGDLLGVIEGAIASLRPEEVAFSDAVEAVREVKGMGLRVGVLGNTLFWTSSATRALLRASFGDPFDFTGFADEMGASKPSPEAFMAAARGLGVEVEEIAHVGDRASEDLGGALAAGLRAVLVARGRVREAAVFEALGFAVVPDLRGLGEVLRRLGAKG from the coding sequence TTGCCCGCCTCGGCTCAGCCTAAAATGCTCAGAGGACCTGTCCTCAGGGGGACCCGCATGGCCATTAGGGCCGTGACATTCGACGTCTGGGACACGCTGCTCAACCTTAAGGTAGCCAGGGAGGCCATGATATCGGCTGTGGCCAGGGAGACCGGCAGGCCTGAGGCAGAGGTGAGGGAGGCCGTCAGCGAGGCAGACAGGGCCGTGAGGAGGGAGAGGAGGTTAAGGGGCCTGAGCGGCTCTGAGGCTGTCAGGGCCTCGGTCTCCATCCTTGCCTCCCGCCTCGGCTACGGCGGCGACCTCCTGGGCGTCATAGAGGGGGCCATAGCGTCCCTTAGGCCAGAGGAGGTGGCCTTCAGCGACGCGGTTGAGGCTGTCAGGGAGGTGAAGGGCATGGGGCTGAGGGTTGGAGTCCTGGGAAACACGCTCTTCTGGACCAGCTCGGCCACGAGGGCCCTCCTCAGGGCCTCCTTTGGGGACCCCTTCGACTTCACCGGCTTCGCTGACGAGATGGGGGCCTCGAAGCCCAGCCCTGAGGCCTTCATGGCGGCCGCAAGGGGGCTGGGGGTCGAGGTTGAGGAGATAGCCCACGTGGGCGACAGGGCCTCAGAGGACCTGGGGGGCGCCCTGGCAGCAGGGCTTAGGGCTGTCCTGGTCGCTAGGGGCAGGGTGAGGGAGGCAGCAGTCTTCGAGGCCCTGGGCTTCGCAGTGGTGCCTGACCTCAGGGGCCTGGGCGAGGTGCTAAGGAGGCTCGGGGCCAAGGGCTAG
- a CDS encoding transposase, IS605 OrfB family, central region, which yields MLAGGEGALTLTVMMKVSPEPESEQTVLDLLRRYRDALNYSIRVIIANKAVSLGKAHKLLYKELRERYGLSSTIAVGCYRDAIAIAKSWLRNPKRGKMPTVKSLRMWLRSEDGYRVKGDRVELIGGYRFKVMGWDRRYDNYPNREARLVFREGKFTLYVYKQMPRPARYAPKGVLAVDINERQIVVGNSSVEQRVETPIESALRYRRLAERLQEKYSSPKYNAWLRRSGVRRRVRHFRRKAKNIIEDWARKTSHTIISLAKQSQLAVAREDLTGLVESLRKLPKGHRTALIMLGYRRLAFWVDWQAEKNGVPLLVVDPAGTSSTCPRCGTKLVEVGHRRLRCPNCGLEADRDVIAMLNIERRALSKMGGSLATPTAPQMTDVNPNRWGEPPHL from the coding sequence ATGCTCGCGGGCGGTGAGGGAGCGCTAACCCTGACCGTCATGATGAAGGTTAGCCCCGAGCCCGAGAGCGAGCAGACAGTACTTGACCTTCTGAGGAGGTACAGGGACGCCCTAAACTACTCAATAAGGGTGATAATAGCTAACAAAGCGGTGAGCCTCGGCAAGGCCCATAAGCTCCTATACAAAGAGCTAAGGGAGAGGTACGGCCTATCATCTACTATTGCCGTGGGCTGTTACAGGGATGCCATCGCTATAGCCAAGTCGTGGCTCAGGAATCCAAAAAGGGGCAAGATGCCCACGGTGAAGAGCCTTAGGATGTGGTTGAGATCAGAAGATGGCTATAGGGTCAAAGGCGACCGCGTGGAGCTGATAGGAGGCTACAGATTCAAAGTCATGGGCTGGGACAGGAGGTATGACAACTACCCTAACAGGGAGGCCAGGCTTGTGTTCAGGGAAGGCAAGTTCACCCTTTACGTGTACAAACAGATGCCGAGGCCAGCCAGGTACGCCCCCAAGGGAGTGCTTGCCGTTGATATAAATGAGCGACAGATCGTCGTAGGTAACTCAAGCGTTGAGCAGAGAGTTGAGACGCCAATTGAGAGTGCCCTGCGCTACAGGAGGCTGGCCGAGAGGCTTCAGGAGAAGTACTCCTCCCCCAAATACAACGCCTGGCTAAGGAGGAGCGGCGTAAGGAGGAGGGTAAGGCACTTCCGCAGGAAGGCTAAGAACATCATAGAGGACTGGGCCAGGAAGACGTCCCACACCATTATATCACTAGCAAAGCAGAGCCAGCTGGCGGTAGCCAGGGAAGATCTTACAGGGCTGGTGGAGAGCCTTAGAAAGCTCCCGAAGGGGCACAGGACTGCCCTGATTATGCTCGGCTACAGGAGGCTGGCGTTCTGGGTGGACTGGCAGGCCGAGAAGAACGGAGTGCCGCTGCTCGTCGTTGACCCAGCTGGCACCTCCTCAACGTGTCCTAGGTGTGGTACTAAGCTGGTGGAGGTAGGGCACCGCAGGCTCAGGTGCCCTAACTGCGGCCTTGAGGCCGACAGGGACGTCATTGCTATGCTTAACATTGAGAGGAGGGCGCTTAGCAAGATGGGGGGATCTCTGGCCACCCCGACTGCCCCCCAAATGACAGATGTAAACCCAAATAGATGGGGGGAACCTCCCCACCTCTAG
- a CDS encoding homogentisate 1,2-dioxygenase yields the protein MGGTSPPLGGGQISQKASPFRAGRRSEVFYGQGISVEVSRRRQGLPFMHRNMDADELIIRVSGWAKWETETGNFEVRARDAILIPRGIAHRPAEVNDDYLAVELKVSSTKLMPRTS from the coding sequence ATGGGGGGAACCTCCCCACCTCTAGGAGGAGGCCAGATCAGCCAGAAGGCCTCACCCTTTAGGGCGGGGAGGAGGTCAGAGGTCTTCTACGGGCAGGGCATAAGCGTCGAGGTCAGCAGGAGGAGGCAGGGCCTCCCCTTCATGCACAGGAACATGGACGCTGACGAGCTGATAATACGCGTGAGCGGCTGGGCCAAGTGGGAGACGGAGACAGGCAACTTCGAGGTCAGGGCGAGGGACGCCATACTCATACCCAGGGGAATAGCCCACAGGCCAGCTGAGGTAAACGACGACTACCTTGCGGTCGAGCTGAAGGTCTCTAGCACTAAACTCATGCCAAGAACCTCCTGA
- a CDS encoding putative acetamidase/formamidase: MIVIDGRKEENLHYRWSPSLRPVASVRSGDEVRVIVPDSSTLQIRPDSTTEDLGRLDESRVDAAVGPILVEGAEPGDALMVEIEDIEVSDWGWSAIVSSMGLLKGRFRERLVIWDIGNGYATARGNFLRGVRVPVRPFLGVIGAAPREGEFRMIPPQNFGGNMDNRLHGKGARVYLPVSVRGALLSVADPHASQGDGEVCGTAIETQADVRLRVEVVKGLNIRRPFTVAPTHDEGEVIATMGITDNLYEAARQAVEDMLALLGRVYGLSPEEAYVLSSVAGNLRISEIVDEPNFVVTLAMPKALLEGVRR; the protein is encoded by the coding sequence ATGATAGTAATTGACGGCAGGAAGGAGGAGAACCTACACTACAGGTGGTCGCCGAGCCTTAGGCCTGTGGCCAGCGTCAGGAGCGGCGACGAGGTCCGTGTGATCGTGCCAGACTCCTCAACGCTGCAGATACGGCCTGACTCAACGACGGAGGACCTGGGCAGGCTGGACGAGTCAAGGGTTGACGCAGCTGTGGGGCCCATACTCGTTGAGGGGGCCGAGCCGGGGGACGCGCTGATGGTCGAAATAGAGGACATAGAGGTCTCCGACTGGGGATGGTCGGCTATAGTCAGCTCCATGGGGCTGCTAAAGGGCAGGTTCAGGGAGAGGCTGGTGATCTGGGACATAGGAAACGGCTACGCCACTGCCAGGGGGAACTTCCTGAGGGGCGTGAGGGTGCCGGTGAGGCCGTTCCTGGGGGTCATCGGCGCTGCGCCGAGGGAGGGCGAGTTCAGAATGATCCCCCCGCAGAACTTTGGCGGCAACATGGACAACAGGCTCCACGGTAAGGGCGCTAGGGTCTACCTGCCCGTGAGCGTCAGGGGCGCCCTGCTTTCAGTGGCCGACCCTCATGCCTCACAGGGGGACGGCGAGGTCTGCGGGACGGCCATAGAGACGCAGGCAGACGTGAGGCTGAGAGTGGAGGTGGTGAAGGGTCTTAACATAAGGAGGCCCTTCACAGTGGCGCCTACACACGATGAGGGAGAGGTAATAGCCACCATGGGCATCACCGATAACCTTTACGAGGCGGCCAGGCAGGCGGTTGAGGACATGCTGGCCCTGCTCGGCAGGGTCTACGGGCTGAGTCCCGAGGAGGCCTACGTGCTGAGCAGCGTGGCTGGCAACCTTAGGATCTCGGAGATAGTTGACGAGCCGAACTTCGTCGTGACCCTTGCAATGCCAAAGGCCTTGTTGGAGGGCGTCAGGAGGTAA
- a CDS encoding Cupin domain: MRRAERQVRVVRLSEIETPDMKGPAAIPPFQVFYGQGISVEVSRRRQGLPFMHRNMDADELIIRVSGQAKWETETGNFEVRARDAIFVPRGIAHRPAEVNDDYLAVELKVSSTKLMPRTS, translated from the coding sequence GTGAGGAGGGCTGAGAGGCAGGTCAGGGTCGTCAGGCTCTCAGAGATCGAGACCCCGGACATGAAGGGCCCGGCTGCAATACCTCCTTTCCAAGTCTTCTACGGGCAGGGCATAAGCGTCGAGGTCAGCAGGAGGAGGCAGGGCCTCCCCTTCATGCACAGGAACATGGACGCTGACGAGCTGATAATACGCGTGAGCGGCCAGGCCAAGTGGGAGACGGAGACAGGCAACTTCGAGGTCAGGGCGAGGGACGCCATATTCGTACCCAGGGGAATAGCCCACAGGCCAGCTGAGGTAAACGACGACTACCTTGCGGTCGAGCTGAAGGTCTCTAGCACTAAACTCATGCCAAGAACCTCCTGA
- a CDS encoding Sua5/YciO/YrdC/YwlC family protein codes for MEDISVNTKVLRVDPQNIDMNAIREAARVIREGGIVAFPTETVYGLGANTYNPEAARKVFIAKRRPIDNPLIVHIADLGQLHEVARDVPREAEELARRFWPGPLTLLLRKDGRVPPEVTANRDTVAVRMPAHPVALELIRESGVPIAAPSANLAGRPSPTTAEHVIRDLYGRVDVIIDSGETLYGVESTIVDLTRDPPVLLRPGAMPYEEVEKALGKRVEVPPFARGLGQADVALAPGMKYRHYAPSKPLTVVEGDYSDLEAYARRAASLVLEAARRGSRPVVLCSAETEHVYRSLGLRTIVLGPRSNVFVVARNLFRSLRLIDDMPDVDEGFAEGFEERGLGLAVMNRLRKASGFNVVRA; via the coding sequence ATGGAGGACATAAGCGTCAACACTAAGGTGCTGAGGGTCGACCCCCAGAACATAGACATGAACGCCATAAGGGAGGCGGCCAGGGTCATAAGGGAGGGCGGCATAGTGGCCTTCCCTACCGAGACTGTCTACGGCCTGGGGGCGAACACCTACAACCCCGAGGCAGCGAGGAAGGTCTTCATAGCGAAGAGGAGGCCCATTGACAACCCCCTCATAGTCCACATAGCTGACCTGGGCCAGCTCCACGAGGTCGCCAGGGACGTGCCGAGGGAGGCTGAGGAGCTTGCAAGGAGGTTCTGGCCGGGCCCCCTCACCCTCCTCCTCCGGAAGGACGGCAGGGTCCCGCCTGAGGTCACGGCCAACAGGGACACCGTCGCCGTCAGGATGCCAGCCCACCCAGTGGCCCTTGAGCTCATAAGGGAGAGCGGGGTGCCCATAGCGGCCCCAAGCGCAAACCTCGCCGGGAGGCCGTCGCCCACCACGGCTGAGCACGTGATAAGGGACCTCTACGGGAGGGTTGACGTCATAATAGACTCGGGCGAGACGCTCTACGGCGTGGAGTCAACGATAGTTGACCTAACCAGGGACCCGCCTGTCCTCCTCAGGCCAGGCGCCATGCCGTACGAGGAGGTTGAGAAGGCCCTGGGCAAGAGGGTAGAGGTGCCCCCGTTCGCCAGGGGCCTCGGGCAGGCAGACGTCGCCCTCGCCCCAGGCATGAAGTACAGGCACTACGCCCCCTCAAAGCCCCTGACCGTCGTGGAGGGGGACTACAGCGACCTCGAGGCCTACGCGAGGAGGGCCGCCTCCCTAGTCCTTGAGGCCGCCAGAAGGGGCTCGAGGCCCGTCGTGCTCTGCTCGGCCGAGACGGAGCACGTCTACAGGTCGCTGGGCCTCAGGACCATAGTGCTGGGCCCCAGGTCCAATGTCTTCGTCGTGGCCAGGAACCTCTTCAGGTCCCTAAGGCTAATAGACGACATGCCTGACGTTGACGAGGGCTTCGCGGAGGGCTTCGAGGAGAGGGGCCTCGGCCTAGCGGTAATGAACAGGCTTAGGAAGGCCAGCGGCTTCAACGTGGTCAGGGCCTGA
- a CDS encoding putative Fe-S oxidoreductase: MLWLVFTTGACNLRCDYCGGSFPDSLVPHRVRYDPVRLKALVESDPEATVIFYGGEPLLNPRFIEWVMDNVRARRFGVQTNGTLYRLLPDSYWRRMNVALLSIDGREEVTDKHRGRGVYRKVIEAAKHLKSLGVETIARMAVTADTDIYEDVTHLLSLGLFDKVHWQLDVVWSPRWDFEGWAEKSYLPGIRRLVDLFLRELERGRVLKIIPIVGVLSARFFDGYPGSPCGAGYRSVAVSTDGRVLSCPIAVREGWAVIGDVNRGLRLPGPYLPPECRDCPYRRYCGGRCLYAAMERLWGEEGFRAVDRVTRAYLEAVLSIVPEVERLAREGVIRLDDLRYDPTQDSTEVIP; encoded by the coding sequence TTGCTCTGGCTGGTCTTCACGACCGGCGCCTGCAACCTCAGGTGCGACTACTGCGGGGGCTCCTTCCCTGACAGCCTGGTCCCCCACAGGGTTAGGTACGACCCGGTGAGGCTCAAGGCGCTGGTGGAGTCCGATCCTGAGGCCACAGTGATATTCTACGGAGGGGAGCCCCTCCTCAACCCCAGGTTCATCGAGTGGGTGATGGACAACGTCAGGGCGAGGAGGTTCGGAGTCCAGACCAACGGGACCCTCTACAGGCTCCTGCCCGACAGCTACTGGAGGAGGATGAACGTAGCCCTCCTCTCGATAGACGGGAGGGAGGAGGTGACTGATAAGCACAGGGGGAGGGGCGTCTACAGGAAGGTGATAGAGGCTGCTAAGCACCTGAAGTCCCTGGGAGTTGAGACCATCGCCAGGATGGCCGTCACGGCAGACACTGACATATATGAGGACGTTACGCACCTCCTCTCCCTCGGCCTCTTCGACAAGGTCCACTGGCAGCTTGACGTGGTCTGGTCGCCTAGGTGGGACTTCGAGGGATGGGCAGAGAAGAGCTACCTGCCAGGCATAAGGAGGCTTGTAGACCTCTTCCTCAGGGAGCTCGAGAGGGGGAGGGTTCTTAAGATAATCCCAATAGTTGGGGTGCTGAGCGCCCGCTTCTTCGACGGCTACCCGGGCTCCCCGTGCGGGGCCGGCTACAGGAGCGTCGCGGTGAGCACTGACGGCAGGGTACTCTCGTGCCCTATAGCCGTCAGGGAGGGCTGGGCTGTGATAGGTGACGTGAACAGGGGGCTGAGGCTCCCTGGCCCTTACCTGCCTCCGGAGTGCAGGGACTGCCCCTACAGGAGGTACTGCGGCGGCCGCTGCCTCTACGCGGCCATGGAGAGGCTCTGGGGCGAGGAGGGCTTCAGGGCAGTTGACAGGGTCACTAGGGCGTACCTTGAGGCTGTCCTCTCAATAGTCCCGGAGGTCGAGAGGCTCGCCAGGGAGGGAGTGATAAGGCTAGACGACCTAAGGTACGACCCCACCCAGGACTCAACCGAGGTGATACCTTGA